Sequence from the Desulfobacterales bacterium genome:
AGGCGCTGTGAGCGTTAAACTTTTTTCTGGGAGGTAGAGGTATATGATGCGGAATGTATTACTCGGCGGTTGTCTGGTTGTCCTTTTGACCGTCAGCGGCTGTGCGCCGGTGATCGTCGGCGGGGCCGCGACCGGAGTCTACAAGGTGGGCTCTGATGAGCGGACCGCCGGGACCATGCTCGACGATTCAGCGATTACCACCAAGATAACGCTGAAGTTGATCGAGGACCCGATGATCAAGTCCTATAAGATCGATGTTGATACCCTGGAAGGGACGGTCTTTCTGACCGGGGTGGTGGAGACCGCCCAGGAGGCGGAACGGGCCCTGGGGATCGCCGGGTCGGTGGAGGGGGTCAAAGGGGT
This genomic interval carries:
- a CDS encoding BON domain-containing protein, with translation MMRNVLLGGCLVVLLTVSGCAPVIVGGAATGVYKVGSDERTAGTMLDDSAITTKITLKLIEDPMIKSYKIDVDTLEGTVFLTGVVETAQEAERALGIAGSVEGVKGVVDNMQIGVKSITQALADKQTGVKIKAKLIGEPGIRSWNVDVDVDLGVVTLTGKMDTQANKDRVIEIARTTAGTIKVIDNLRVKAARP